One Palaemon carinicauda isolate YSFRI2023 chromosome 5, ASM3689809v2, whole genome shotgun sequence DNA window includes the following coding sequences:
- the LOC137640806 gene encoding uncharacterized protein translates to MRLGIQFRIITTDQARPSEEGPGYIEREEQDNLDHTVIEETDERQPDDNDPKRNHLTYPENISNLFHKQKEKDQRNWIKTAIRKLLNINGGKLKIPDKRQEYVNLTNYVPTSAQEEILCFGLYCHYMTKPRPTDKRLEIELLLDTIQENERRGALRTTDALQLLLLAEALTDRGHHRSGIITKEIRDAAKALRMQEVITLRRADKTAAFVLINREEYHEKLNLIFADSSKFESFSRNPTEDIKRVANRIIQTINTATNVVHMPPTSGVSGLDYLYGNVKPHKQGNPLRPIISLCPAPTYQLGKRLNTLLTPYIPNKYCVTSSAEFPEKLKNSTSDRVIASMEVKSLFTNVPVSETMDFIIDRIYRNTTTPTLNVPDASLRALLEICTKKAPFTTNKGHIYSENWVAMGSPLGILFANFYMGVVEERVFQKSANQTSMCATLAILS, encoded by the exons atgagactggggatccagtttaga ATCATCACCactgatcaagcacgcccttctgaaGAGGGTCCTGGATACATtgagagagaggaacaagacaaccTAGACCACACTGTCATTGAAGAGactgatgaaaggcaacctgatgacaatgatccaaaaaggaatcaccttacctacccggaAAATATCTCTAACCTCTTTCATAAAcaaaaagagaaagaccaacgaaattgGATCAAAACTGCAATAAGAAAACTccttaatatcaatggaggcaaacttaagATCCCAGATAAGAGGCAAGAATACGTAAATCTCACAAATTATGTCCCTACGtctgctcaagaagaaatactaTGCTTTGGCCTTTATTGCCACTACATGActaaaccaagaccgactgacaagagattggaaattgagctcctccttgacaccatccaagaaaatgaacgtagaggtgccctacggacgactgatgccctccaactccttctcttggcagaagccctcactgaccgtggccatcACCGGAGCGGGATCATCACGAAGGAGATAAGAGATGCAGCCAAAGCTCTTAGAATGCAAGAAGTCATCACtctacgccgtgcagataaaactgccgccttcgttctcataaatagagaggagtaccatgaaaaactaaatttgatttttgctgattcctcaaaatttgaaaGCTTTTCCCGAAACCCCACTGAAGATATCAAGAGGGTAGCAAACCggattatacaaaccattaatacTGCCACAAACGTTGTCCATATGCCACCTACTTCAGGTGTATCTGGGCTTgactacttatacggaaatgtaaaaccACATAAACAAGGGAACCCTCTCCGGCCTATTATCAGCctgtgccctgcccctacataccagcttggaAAGAGATtgaacaccttgctcacaccctatattcccaataaatattgtgtgacatcatcagcagaattccctgaaaaactgaaaaattccacaagtgacagagttattgcctccatggaggtcaagtccctatttactaacgttcctgtGAGTGAAACAATGGACTTTATAATTGACCGAATTTATAGGAATACAACTACACCCACTCTCAACGTCCCCGACGCCTCTCTCCGTGCACTTTTAGagatatgcaccaagaaagccccttttacTACCAATAAGGGGCATATATATTCAGAAAATTGGGttgctatggggtcccctttaggcatcctctttgctaatttttatatgggagtggtcgaggagagagtttttcaaaaatcagcaaaccagacctctatgtgcgctacattggCAATACTTTCGTAA